One Theropithecus gelada isolate Dixy chromosome 3, Tgel_1.0, whole genome shotgun sequence genomic window carries:
- the LOC112620043 gene encoding keratin-associated protein 11-1 yields the protein MSFNCSTRNCSSRPIGGRCTGPVTQVTTTSTTDADCLGGIYLPSSFQTGSWLLDHCQETCCGPTACQPTCYQRTSCVSNPCQVTCSRQTTCVSNPCSTTCSRPLTFVSSGCQPLGGISSVCQPVGGVSTVCQPACGVSRTYQQSCVSSCRRTC from the coding sequence ATGTCCTTCAACTGCTCCACAAGAAATTGCTCTTCCAGGCCCATTGGAGGACGCTGCACTGGTCCAGTGACCCAAGTTACCACGACTTCCACCACTGATGCTGACTGCCTGGGCGGCATCTATTTGCCCAGCTCCTTCCAAACTGGCTCTTGGCTCCTGGACCACTGTCAGGAGACCTGCTGCGGGCCCACTGCTTGCCAGCCAACCTGTTACCAGCGAACTTCATGTGTCTCCAACCCTTGCCAGGTGACCTGCTCTCGACAAACTACCTGTGTTTCCAACCCCTGCTCAACTACCTGCAGCCGACCGCTCACCTTTGTCTCTAGTGGATGTCAACCCCTGGGAGGTATCTCCAGTGTCTGCCAACCAGTGGGAGGAGTCTCTACTGTCTGCCAGCCAGCCTGTGGGGTCTCCAGGACGTACCAGCAGTCCTGTGTGTCCAGCTGCCGAAGAACCTGCTAA